One genomic window of Gossypium hirsutum isolate 1008001.06 chromosome D11, Gossypium_hirsutum_v2.1, whole genome shotgun sequence includes the following:
- the LOC107913043 gene encoding 50S ribosomal protein L7/L12, whose translation MRSLRFFSSNLTRIHKTLVPNPSISSSIQSSHSFYLTPTRNYTTPSQESTKQAPSEKVSAIVDELSGLTLLEVMDLTEVLRQKLDVKEMPIMAMMMPGMGFGGAMRGAGKGGAAGPGKGEEKKEEKMVFDVKLEGFDAAAKIKVIKEVRGFTDLGLKEAKDLVEKAPTLLKKGVTKEEAEKIIQKMKEVGAKVSME comes from the coding sequence atgagAAGTTTACGGTTTTTTTCCTCTAATTTAACTCGAATCCATAAAACCCTTGTTCCAAATCCAAGCATTTCCTCTTCCATCCAATCTTCACACAGCTTTTACCTTACTCCAACACGAAATTATACCACCCCATCACAAGAATCCACCAAGCAAGCTCCTTCCGAAAAGGTCTCCGCAATCGTCGATGAACTCTCCGGTTTGACTCTGCTCGAAGTCATGGACTTGACCGAAGTCCTCCGTCAAAAACTGGATGTTAAAGAGATGCCAATAATGGCAATGATGATGCCCGGGATGGGATTCGGTGGGGCCATGAGAGGAGCCGGGAAAGGTGGGGCTGCTGGCCCTGGGAAAGGGGAAGAGAAGAAGGAGGAAAAGATGGTATTCGATGTGAAGCTTGAAGGGTTCGATGCGGCGGCTAAGATTAAGGTTATTAAGGAAGTTAGAGGGTTTACAGATTTGGGGTTGAAAGAAGCTAAAGATTTGGTGGAAAAGGCGCCTACTTTGTTAAAGAAAGGGGTTACTAAAGAAGAAGCTGAGAAGATTATACAGAAGATGAAAGAGGTTGGAGCTAAAGTCTCCATGGAGTGA
- the LOC107911064 gene encoding epoxide hydrolase A: MHEVSHQRVKTNGIWLHIAEQGTGPLVLLLHGFPEIWYSWRHQISFLANHGYHVVAPDLRGYGDSDSPVSPTSYTVMHLVGDIIGLLDHFGEQAFMVGHDWGAVIGWHLALFRPERVKGLINLSVPYYSRNPNAKFAESLIRTYGDGFYISQFQEPGRAERAFTRYDYLTVIKKFLLITQTDNLIAPPGMEIIDYLRTLSRLPPWITEEELQVYADKFQESGFTGALNYYRAMDLNWELTAPWQGSKITVPVKFMVGKNDLGFEVSGVRQYVEGNIFRSLVPNLEIVFLDGHHFLQQEKHLEVSEEILSFLRKFPAE; this comes from the exons CTATTGCTTCATGGCTTCCCTGAAATATGGTATTCATGGCGCCATCAGATCAGTTTCTTGGCTAACCATGGCTATCATGTAGTTGCTCCTGATTTGAGAGGCTATGGAGACTCCGACTCCCCAGTTAGCCCAACCTCCTACACTGTTATGCACCTTGTTGGGGACATCATTGGCCTGCTTGACCATTTTGGGGAACAG GCTTTTATGGTGGGACATGATTGGGGAGCTGTTATTGGCTGGCATTTAGCACTGTTTAGACCTGAGAGAGTCAAAGGATTGATCAACTTATCCGTTCCATACTATAGTAGAAACCCAAATGCCAAATTTGCTGAATCCTTAATCAGAACATATGGGGATGGATTTTACATTTCCCAATTCCAG GAACCGGGAAGAGCGGAAAGGGCATTCACCAGGTATGATTATTTGACGGTGATAAAGAAGTTCTTGCTGATTACACAGACTGATAATCTGATAGCTCCTCCTGGAATGGAGATTATTGATTATCTGAGAACACTATCAAGGTTACCACCATGGATTACTGAAGAGGAACTCCAGGTTTATGCTGACAAGTTTCAGGAATCTGGCTTCACTGGAGCTCTTAATTACTACCGTGCTATGGACTT GAATTGGGAGCTTACTGCACCCTGGCAAGGATCAAAAATCACTGTGCCAGTAAAATTCATGGTGGGTAAAAATGATCTGGGATTTGAAGTGAGTGGTGTAAGGCAATACGTTGAGGGAAATATCTTTAGGAGCCTTGTTCCCAACCTGGAAATTGTTTTCCTTGATGGTCATCATTTTCTCCAACAAGAAAAACACCTAGAAGTCTCCGAGGAAATTCTATCGTTTCTTCGCAAATTCCCTGCAGAATAG